The proteins below come from a single Zea mays cultivar B73 chromosome 8, Zm-B73-REFERENCE-NAM-5.0, whole genome shotgun sequence genomic window:
- the LOC100272313 gene encoding Transcription factor MYB61 (The RefSeq protein has 3 substitutions compared to this genomic sequence) codes for MGRHSCCYKQKLRKGLWSPEEDEKLMNHITKHGHGCWSSVPKLAGLQRCGKSCRLRWINYLRPDLKRGAFAQDEEDLIIELHAVLGNRWSQIAAQLPGRTDNEIKNLWNSCIKKKLRQKGIDPSTHKPLTEADRGGAAPTISTERTSGSSDVNPSSTGPLGNLSPLLSETAQSSMLMPVYDKNRAETPNLARPKLPPKELFLEQLTAGHESPSTCHSSGQTLYFPFQQPLGYNSESGSSDGANMNSLWFNQSDFNCSTISTVMPPVSPSALSTSMGLNLPPDNPRHGGTGIGSTAVDSFYWDGTNPSSSSSTGSRGSNSMGFEPQSTSTILENSVFTWTDIGQEKDTRAHLVAELKWPDSFAETTTAMQNQSQTLYDDVIKAESQFSIEGICASWFQNQQPQQQLQVAPDMYDKDLQRMQLSFENI; via the exons ATGGGGAGGCATTCTTGCTGCTACAAGCAGAAGCTGAGAAAGGGGCTCTGGTCCCCTGAGGAGGATGAGAAACTCATGAATCACATAACAAAGCATGGCCATGGCTGCTGGAGCTCTGTTCCCAAACTCGCTG GGCTTCAAAGGTGCGGAAAGAGTTGTAGGCTGAGGTGGATAAACTATCTGAGGCCAGACCTCAAGAGAGGGGCATTCGCCCAAGACGAAGAAGACCTCATCATCGAGCTGCACGCTGTCCTCGGGAACAG GTGGTCTCAAATTGCAGCGCAGCTGCCAGGGAGGACTGATAATGAGATCAAGAATCTATGGAACTCGTGCATCAAGAAGAAGCTGAGGCAGAAAGGCATTGATCCCAACACCCACAAGCCACTTACTGAGGCTGATCGCGGCGGTGCAGCTCCCACCATCAGCACCGAGAGAACCTCAGGGTCCAGCGACGTCAACCCATCAAGCACTGGTCCTCTGGGGAACTTGAGCCCCCTCCTCAGCGAGACGGCTCAATCATCAATGCTGATGCCCGTGTACGACAAGAATCGTGCTGAAACACCAAACTTGGCACGCCCTAAGCTGCCACCAAAGGAGCTGTTCCTGGAGCAGCTTACTGCTGGACATGAGAGTCCATCAACCTGCCACTCATCAGGCCAAACTCTCTATTTCCCTTTCCAACAGCCTTTAGGCTACAACAGTGAGAGTGGCAGCAGCGATGGGGCGAATATGAATTCACTCTGGTTCAACCAGAGTGACTTCAACTGCAGCACAATTTCTACAGTGATGCCGCCAGTTTCACCATCGGCCCTCTCTACATCAATGGGGCTGAATCTTCCACCTGATAATCCTCGACATGGAGGAACTGGCATTGGAAGTACCGCAGTAGATTCATTCTACTGGGATGGTACTAAtcctagcagcagtagcagtactgGGAGCAGAGGGAGCAACAGTATGGGATTTGAACCACAGAGCACGAGCACAATTCTGGAGAACAGTGTCTTCCCATGGACAGACATTGGACAAGAAAAAGATACAAGGGCTCACCTAGTTGCGGAACTTAAGTGGCCTGACTCCTTTGCCGAGACGACCACAGCCATGCAGAACCAGAGCCAAACGCTTTATGATGATGTGATCAAGGCAGAGAGCCAATTCAACATAGAAGGGATATGTGCTTCTTGGTTCCAGAATCAGCAGCCACAGCAACAGCTGCAGGTAGCACCAGACATGTATGACAAGGACTTGCAAAGAATGCAACTATCTTTTGAGAATATCTAG